The Chitinophaga caeni genome segment GTGAACATGCCGTGGCCCGTGTTGGGCATTGGGGAGATCCTGGCGCCTTGAATACACCGATATTTCAAACGGCAATGATTAGCCAGGTAGCGTTCCTAGTTGCCGCGATCCCGTTTGTTGGGGTATTGCACGGCATTTGGAAAGGCAAATATCAATATAAAGTCCACAAGTTAAGCCTAGAGTTTGATAACCTGCCCGAAAAATTTGACGGCTTCCAGATAACGCAATTATCCGACATTCACGCCGGAAGTTTTGATAATCCCGCGGCTGTTGCAGAAGGTATCCGTGTTGCTAACAAGCAAGGCAGCGATATCATCGTGTTTACGGGAGATATGGTAAATAACGTGGCCACGGAAATGCTTCCCTGGATCGAAACGTTTTCCGGTTTACAAGCGCCGATGGGGAAATATTCCATCCTTGGAAACCATGATTACGGCGATTATGTTCCTTGGAAAGATACGGAAGAGAAGGCTGCAAACTTACAACATTTAGAGCAAATCCATGAACAAACCGGGTTCCGGCTTTTAAAGAATGAATATATTTTACTGGAGAAAGATGGTGAAAGGATTGCCTTGGCAGGTGTAGAAAATTGGGGGAAGAAGGGATTTGCACAATACGGCGACCTGCGCTTGGCTACGGATGGTATCCCGGGTGATATGTTTAAAGTATTATTGTCGCACGACCCATCGCATTGGGAAGCTGAGGTATTAGATCATTCTCAGGATGTTCAATTAATGTTGGCAGGGCATACGCACGGTATGCAGTTTGGGCTGGAAGCATTGGGCATGCGTTGGAGTCCCGCTAAATATATTTATCCTCAATGGGCGGGTATCTATGAAAAAGGTGGTAAGTTTTTGTATGTCAACCGAGGCTTTGGCTTCCTCGGTTTCCCCGGTCGCGTTGGTATCTTGCCGGAGATAACCGTGATCACCTTAAAGAAAAAGACGGTGAATAACTAAGGCCCGGTTATATGTCGATGTACGTGTCAATATTACGAAGTAATAGTTTTCGCAAACAATTTGAGTTACCATCGATAGCATTATTCCCTTTTCCGAACCAAGGTTCTACGCCGGGGTCTTCAAGGCGCTGCCTTCCACGGAATTAAAATCACTAAAATATCCTTTGTCCTTAATATGGTTTATAAACGCTTTGTAAACCATGTGTTGGCAGAGAACACCGGGATTCCCGATAATAACTAATTGTTGCTTAGCCCTCGTTATGGCCACGTTCAATTTTCGATCCACCACCTGGTCCGGATCGCTCCCTTCCAGCATATTCGCGAGATAATCCATTTGATAGCCTTGGTTGACACAGGTTGCATAAAGAATAATATCCCTTTGCGATCCTTGAAAACGTTCCACGGTATCCACAACGATATCATTGAGTACCGCTATATCCAAGCTATGGATATGCCTTTTTATCAATGCAATTTGCGCCCTATACGGAGTAATAATCCCGATAGTTTTGGCAGGATTAAAAGATAAATTATTATGTTGATATAACAAGTAAAATTCCCGTACCAAGCTAGCCACGATGCGGGCTTCTTCTTCATGTATCTTGTTGCTTTTAGCGTTTTTCTGTTCGTGTGAGGCGAACATCATTAGTCTTTCTTTGGCTAAAATGCTAGCGAGTGGATTGTTTCCGGGTACCTGGAGGTAAGGGAGCTGGGCTATTTGATGCTGGGTAGGTACCAGCTGCAAGGCACCACCGTAAAATGCCCGGTTGGGAAATGCCGCTATTTCCGGATGCATCCTGCCTTGCACGGTTAATTGAGCAAAACACCGGTTCTCCATTTTAGACGATTCCATTAGTAGCCAGCGTTCGAAAAGCGATTTGTTCAAGCTGGTCAAACCGCAGGCATGTAATTTTTCATCTTTTATTTTTGCTTGACCATCATTTTGGAGTACAACAGCCGGGAGTTGTTTGTGATCCCCGATCATGATGATCTTATCAATGGCATTATGATGCTCGGCGTCTTTTGCCGTGAGGATGCCCAGAAGTTGAGGTTCTAAAACTTGCGAGGCTTCGTCAACAACAAGGTGATGGAAATGCTTTAATTTAAATAGATCCATCTTGCCGGCTATCGAAGCAACGGTGCCAACAAATAAACGGTGCTGCTTGATACAATTCCTTACCTCTTCCCGGTTCTGACAACCGGCTATAACTTGGTGCAATAGCCGCGGTTGAAACTGTGGATCGCAGGATAGGCTAGAGCCAACGCGGATATAACCAGGTTGCGAATCTATACAATCCAAGCTCGCACAGATTTCATCAACAGCGCGGTTGGTATATGCCACCAGTAGTATTTGCTCTTCTTCATCTGCCAATAATTCCGAAATCAAATGTCTTAACGCGATCGAAGTTTTCCCGGTTCCGGGTGGTCCAACAATTAAAAAATAATCATTTGCCTGCACGGCCTTCCTTACAACTTCGGTGATGGCTTCGGAATGATGGAAAGGTATTTTTAACGGCCTTTCATGATCCATCATCGCCTGCCTCTGGCCCAGTATTAAACTTGCGCGGTCACGGTTGGCCTTTAAGAACTGGTACAAACCGCGGAACATATGTTGATAAGAAACATCGATGTAATCATGTTCTACCGCGTAAAAACTTTCCAATGGCAATACCGATAAATTATGTTGCCTGCTTCTCAGGCGTAGCTTAATTTTTCCCGGTTGTACCCATTCTATCGCTGCCTTAAAAATCTGCTTATTGGCAACACTGTCGGAAGGCTGGTTACGTTGGTAGAGTATGACGATATCCCCGGTTCTGAAATTTTGCAAAGATTCGCCGTCGATTGCTGGAATAGATAAAACGAGGTAAGGTTGCCCTGATGCGGCTTGGTGCTCCATGATTTGAAGATCGATTAGGATTTCCCCTAATTCCATCTTATCGTCAAATGCAGCTTCCCATAAGGAAGATACGCCCCTGTGCGTATCATATTGAGGGTCTCCCGCTTTGCCGAGGTATTGTTCCCGGCAAACGAAAGCATAGAAAGCATTGAAATAGGCTTTGGCTAAGGGGCTTGCTAACTGCAATGGCGCTTGAAACTCTTTCAGTTGCGGAACGATGTATTGCTGCACGAACTTACCTGGTAAAAATTGTGGTAAGATCATATTGGACGCTGTAACTTGATCCAGCAACCGCGATACGGCATGCGAACTGTCTGCTGCTTGGACGATTGAATGTTCGTATGAAACGATTTCGTTACGTAAGTGTAATATCTCCTTAATATTAGCCATGAAGGGCCTTATCAATCTCATGTTGGCTGCTTCCTGCCCGTATTTGCTGTAAAGGATGTAAGTATATAAATTTTTATAGGGCACACCCAGTATCTTCTGGATCGCTACCTGGTATAAAAATGCTTGTGAACGGTGATTCATGCCGATTAAACTATAATCGTCTGCCGGAAATGGCGCCCTGCCGGATTTTAATTCAATAACGAAACTATCCTGTTTCTTCCCGCCGACTTGCAAGTAATCCAGCCGTCCCTGTATGCCTAGCTGTTCGCAGATAAAGCTAGGTTCCAGCAGTCCTTCTTCACGGTTAATACGGTGTTCTGAAAAGCTTTTGTTTACAATTCGTTGTATGTTCAAAAATTGTTGCTTGGTTTCCTTGAAAAAATCATGAGATTTTTCCGGTAACAATAGATCATCGCAAGTAGAAAACTCGAACGGCAATGATTTAAACACCTTTTTCATAGCGTCTGCATAATCGACGTTGCCGCCAGGTTCTGCCGTAACAAATTCATCCAGGAATAAATTAGCGGCATGTCCGAGCAAGATGTGTTTATTATTGGGTACTGCCGAAAGCCTTCCCTGGATATAATATAGAGGATGTGAGCCATATTCCTTGCAACATTCGGCAAGGGAGCTGATATCTACCAGGTAGTTAGGCTCCAGGATGAGCATCTCCGGGTAATATACGGAATCTTCATCCACGGTTACATCGACGAGATTCAGTTGGGCTCCTTTCCATATTAGCTGTTGAAAATTTTTGGCGTATTCATCCCGTTGCAACGATATACATAGTGCTTCGTCCGATAACCCATCTTTATCTAATGCATAAATAATTTCGTCTAGGATTTCTATAACTTCGACCCGCACTAATGGTAGCTTTTTCCCTTTTATCTTCCGGCTAGGTTCGAATATGTCGACTTCCGGCAACCCCTCCAGAAGCGAAGGGGGAAAAGGTACCTGGTAAAAATGCTCAATGGCGTAACCGATCGATTTTATGTCTTGTAAAACCTGCGCTTCACCGGGTTCGAATTGATGGTGCAATACTTGCTGCGAATGATACCGGAATGTTTGCAATAAGTATGTTTTTGAAGCCGGTAAGTTTAATTCGCGGCAAACATAATTTAAGCGGGAAAAGAAATTAGAAAATTGGATGCTATCCTTCGCTGTTAATTGCTTGCAAATGGCTTCCAGGAGATTGCGCAATCGCCTATACTTGCTTTTTATATCGAGCTTGGATTCGAAACAGTTGGTTAATTCCTTGAAATATGCGATCCCGTTCATTGTTGTTATGGCCGTTTTTTCAGTTCAATGGGCAATGTTACGGTATTTTTGGGGGAATAAATCGGGATAGGGTCGCATTCGTGCCGTATATCGAGGGTGTGAATCGAAGGGATTTACCCATGGTATGCCTTGGATCTACAGGGTGGATCTCAAAATTTTTATCACGCTCTCCTGTTCTGCGAAATTGAAAGATGTAAACCCGATTCGCAAGGAATTATAATCTATCCCGGCGGTATTGTATTCACTGCCATCACTCATTTTTAGACCTTTTTTCGCGGCTGCCGCACTGATTTTTTTTAAGGGATGATACAGGAATTTTGTCCAAACCGACATGCCGCCATTCGGTATTTGAAATTGAATAGCATCTCCAAGTTCATCACCTAGTAACCGGCAAAAATGATCACGGCGCTCATGGTAAATTTTCTGCACTTTCTGTACGTGCCTGTTCAATGTCCCGTTATCGATAATTGTTGCTAATGCATTTTCTATAAAGGAATTGCCTTGCCAGTCAATGATGCGACGGTATTGTGCCGCTTGTTGAATGAAATTCTTCGGTCCCACCATGAATCCTGCCCTGACGGCGGGAACGAGTAATTTATTCAACGTTCCTATATAAATAACATTTCCATGATCGTCTAAGCTAGCCATAGGCAATATAGGGTTACTGTTATAATGATAATCGTAATCATAGTCATCTTCCAGTATCGCGAACCGGTATTTGGCGGCTAAGGCCAGCAATTGTAACCTCCGCTCTGGGGATAGCGTTACCGTGGTGGGATGATGATGGTGGGGTATGACATATAACAATTTGGGTGATGTTTTCTTGCAGATGCGCTCCAGGTTTTCTACCTGTAAACCGTCATTATCCACGGGCACTTGGATTAACTTCGCGCCGGCGGTTTTAAAAGTATCGTTGGCTATGAAATATCCCGGTTCCCCTACGATCACGGTGTCCCCGGGTTTGATGAGGACTTTACAAGCCAAGTATATGCCCATCTGCGCACCGTTTGTTACCATCAGGTTATCTTCCCCGATTTTTAAACCACGGGAGTTATGCAAGTAATTTTTTAGTGCATCCAGTAATGGTGCCGGGCCAAAGTGGGAACCGTACCTTAAATATGGTTGAAATGAAGCCAGGCTTACTTGCCGTTTGGCTTCGCGCAGGAGAGCTTCTAAAGGCGCAAGCCTGGGATCCGGAAACCCATCGTAAATCCGGTATGGGAAATATCCACCCTGTACAGGGTTAATAAACTGGAAGGGGAGTTCATTGAGCGGAAAATTACCTGTTGTTGCCGCGGCATTGCCGGTATTAGTATTCCCTAATTCCCTGGGCTGTATCCCGGGCAATTTTCCCGAGATAAAATAACCTACCCTCGCCCTGATCTCGATCCAATCTTGCGCCGCGAGTTCCTCGTATGCTGCATTTACAGTATTCCTGTTGATAGACAGTTGCTTGGCTAAATCCCTTGAACTAGGCAATTTGCTCCCCATTTTAAAGATACCGCGCCTTACCAGCATGATGATCGCGTTGCTGATTTGGAGGTACACCGGTGTATCCGATTGTTTATCAATTGACAATAATTCACCTAATGATATCATAACTGGTCTATCTACTATATTAAAACTGGACTACTGTAATATACCAATAAAGGTAGAGATTTGCAGGGTAATTAATTCTTTGATATTTATAAAATATTGTTGAGATGAGTACTAGATTCCGTATGGGACATGTTTTACCTAAGCCTTATAAGGCCTTGGTAGCTTTGGAAAATACTTTGGCCGAATTTTCATTGAGCGCGGTAGAACAGGAATACATCCGTATCCGTGCCTCCCAAATAAATGGCTGTGGATATTGCTTGGACGAGCATTTTCATGATGCTTTACAAAAGGGGGCCGACTTACAAAAACTTGTTGTTTTAGCTGCTTGGCGGGAAGCGGGCGATGTCTTGACAACTGAAGAAAAGTTAATTGTACAAATTACCGAGGAGGTTACAATCATGGGGCCGGATGGTTTACCTGGTGATACCTATGAGAAGGCAATTGCGTTAATGGGGCAAACGAAAGTGGCTGAAATCATTATGTGCGTAGGCGTGATAAACATTTGGAACAGGATAGGGGTCAGTACGCATTTAAACCCGGTGAAGCGGTAGCTAAGTATAACACCATTCATGCTATATTTTCAAAGGATCACCCTGCAAAGGGTGGTTTTTTTTTATAACTGATCGTTGTCAGTTTTAGTTTGACCACCATCATTTGCCAAGAATTAATTGCAAACTACTTTTGTATACATAACCGGTGGCATAATACCGGTATCAACATAAGTTCTTATAAGTTACTTCATACACCAAAACAAGCAGCAACCTGGCGGATATATACACGCCGGGTTGCTTACCGGGAAGTTGGAATTATTTTGCGTCATACACATTACCCATATTTAGAGAATAACCTGCTGGGTCGATCCCGGCAGGTTGTTTTTTTGCTGCACGGCGTGTACAACTAGTTAATAAGAATTGAACATATATACATTGCTTTAGTATTCATCATTGTCCCCCAATGCAAACCACAGGTATCCTCCTGTGGTTTTTTTGATATGATAATAATCATCGGTGGATTGATGCTTATCATAGTCCGGCATATCGGGCAGCGGCAATTTTGCATTGTCAATTTTCGTTGTAGCGTGTCCGGGATAAAGGAATTTGGAAAGATCAATGATCATATTGTAACATTGCTGTCCGACTAAAATTGCATTAAATATACTTGGATTCCTTACCTGTTCAAGGATATAAGCGAATGATGATCTATTCAGCCCAGCCAACAAAACTGTGGAACTTCGCACTGTTGATAGCGAACGGTAGCTGGGTCATACAGTAGTACAAAAGCTGGATCGAGCGATCAAATTGGCGGCCGTGATGGCCAATTTGTGCCCTTTTTTGGTACTCGTTTTTGGGCAAGCAAAAAAGTACAAGAAACGAGCAGATGAACATTGAATCGAACTATTGAGGGATCAAATTGCTCCCCGGTTAAAATTTAGTCGGACAATAATGATTTTGTAACAATTAAATTGTAGCGACATGAAATTTCAATGGTTTATACCATATTATTATCAGCATGTGCAGCTCCCAAAAAATTAAGAATAGTAGAAAAATTCATTTTATAAATCAATAACTATGGCTTTTAGAATGTTCCCTCAACGGATGGCTTGATGCGCGATTTGCTCTAGGGTTTTCTCATTGACCAGTTGAATTTTTCCCTTGGTAATATCAATGAGCTCCTCTTCCTTGAAGTCGTGTAAAGTTCGTATCAACGACTCGGTAGCAGTACCCGCTATGGAGGCAAGCTCATCCCTAGGGATAGATATTTTAAAAGGAACGGATTTGTCGCCCTGGTATTTATTGCGCAGGTGAATAAGGGCAGTAGCCACTTTATTTCTTAATGAATTGTATGCTAAACTTACCAGCCGCTCTTCTTTCTCCGTCAGGTTATGAGCCATCATGACTAATAATCGCCGCGCGATTTCGGGTGAATTATCGAGTAATTGTTCCGCATCTTCTTTAGGAATTACGATCAGTTCGGTTTCTTCCATGGTGATGGCGGTGGCGAGGTAAGGCGTTTCTTCCAGCAGCGCCATATACCCGAAGAAATCCTTACCGCGGTATAAACCTATAACCAACTCTTTCCCATCCGGGTGCGACTTTACCGTTTTTACTTTCCCTGATTTGATGTAATATAAATCCCTGGGAGTTCCGCCCTGTTTATAAACCGTTTCATAGGCGGCCAAACGGATGGAATTACGGTTTTTAATCAACATTTTGATCGCTATTTCAGCCGACATATTTTCTTTATGTTGATGGGAATATGCTTTGCGAAGCTGTTCTTGCTTTTGTATTCTATTGGAAACAAGACCCAACAGTTCTTCATTATCAAATGGGGAAACTAAAAAGTCATCCGCACCGAGGTTCATCGCTTTACGGAAAGCGGCCGAATCCCATTGTTCATGGTAAATAATAAAGGGAATCGTAGATAGGAAATTATCTTTTCTGAATGCATGCAGAACACCGAATCCATCTATAACCGGCATTCTTAAGTGGCAAATAACTACCTGGGGTTGGAAAGCTAGCGCTTGCTGAATCCCGGCATGACCTTCTTGTACAGGCATCACTTCGTACCCGGCCAACTTCAAGATGCTTTGAAGTGTAAGCAACAGTTTTTCATCGTGGCTAATCAGCAGCACTTTATGCATAACCCGGATTTTACTTTCAACAATTGTAGAAATAAAATGTTCAATATCAACATTTCCTGTAAAAATTTGGAAATGTAGTACAAATCCGGGTTTATGCAAAAACGGATATTATTTTATTTCCCAATGGTAATCGCCGGAACCACGTTCAATAGCGTCACTACCGGAAATTTCAACCTTATGGCCGTTTTCAATTATTTTCTGTCCTTTTTTTATATCAATTTGTATCAAGGCTTTTGCACCGGGCGGAACGCTAAAATGATAATCGATTTTCTTCTTTTTCCTTTTCCAAGTAGAGATAATTTCGCCGTACCGCGATTGGTAACTGGATTCGTAACTATCCAGGCCGGTAACGAAATGTGGTTTCAGATAGAATTGCTCGAAGCCGGGATGTTCCGCTACCGGTAAAATGCCACCGATTCCTTTAAACAACCATGCGCCGATCTCCCCGAACATGATATGGTTTTTAGAAATATCCGAGGTGGCATCGAGCGGCCAGTTTTCAAATAATGTAGTAGCGCCATTTTGGATCCACCATCCCCAGGAAGGAAAATCCCTTTGTGCCGCTATCTTGTAAGCAACATCCGCATAGCCATTTTGGCTGAGTGCATTTAAAATAGCCTTGGTGCCGAGCAAACCTACATCGAGGTGATAATTATCTGCTGCTACCCGTTCCGCCAATTTGGCCGCAATTTTAGCTTGCAAACTATCGGGCACAATACCCCAAAACAATGGCACGCTCAATGCTGTTTGAACACCGTCAGCGTAGACTCCCGTTTCGGCATTATAAAATTCCTTGTGAAAGGCCGTTTTAATTTTTTCTGCCAAGGCATTGTAATGTTCCCAATCTCCCGATTTGCCGAAAAGCTTTGCCGCTGTTGCAAGTATTTTTACATCGGCATAATAATACGCGGTGGACGTTAAGGCCACGGGTGTTCTTGACTTCACCGGTACCCAATCGCCCAGTCCCCATGTTGTAACGCCTGTCGGACTTATCCTGTCAATATAATTTACATAACTCTTGATATGCCCGTACGATTTTTTCAATAATTGGGCATCTCCGTAAAAAAGGTAAATGTTCCATGGGATGACCGCGATGGTACTGGTCCAATCCGGTCCATTTCCCCATTCGTAGCCCCATCCGCCTGTCGGGATGATGGATGGTAACACCCCGTTAGGTTGTTGTTCATCGCGGTGATCGGCTAACCATTTTTCATATACGGTGATACCATCAAAATTGTACAATCCTGTTTCTACCGCGATAGCCGCATCACCTGTCCAGCCGTTTTTCTCCCGCTGCGGACAATCGGTGGGATACCCGAACAGGTTTGATAAATAAGATTGATTGGTGGCAGCCCAAATTTTATTGATCACCGGATCGGAGGTGTGCAGCTTGCCGATAGGTTTTACATCGCTATGCATGAAATAACCTTTTACATCTTCGCGTTGTAAAGAAATAGGTTGATCACTGCTTACCTCGATATATTGAAATCCTTTGTAATTAAATTTCGGCATAAAAAATTCCCGGCCATTTCCCGATAAGATGTAAATATCTTCCTGGAAAGGATCCGTACTATCTTTCGGGCGGTAATGGACGATGATGTTTGATAAATCGACATGACCTAAACTATCGAGTAATTCGCCGTGTTTCACGCGGATTACTGTTCCCGGTTTACCGGAAACCTGTATGCTGCTGATCCCGGCAATATTTTCGCCGATATCAAAAACGTAGTTGCTATCCGAGAATTTCTTCATGTTAACAGCCGGAATTTCCCGGGTGATCCGGATCGGTTGCATACTTTGCGCCACGATGTTGCCAGATGGCGCCGACCGGTAAATGGGGCCATGCCAAGTGCTATCAGCAAATCCCGGCTTGTTCCAACCCGGTTGTTCCAAGCGTGCATCATAATGTTCCGCCGTATAAATGCTGTTGAATAGGGTGGGGCCTAAAGTCCATTTCCATTCCCTGCCTGTACCGATCGTTTCCGTACTTCCATCTTCAAACATGAGCCGGATATCCATGCAGAATGCTGGTCTATTGCGCCAAGGCGCCTGGTCGAAAAACCAAACCGCGGTAGATTGGTGATTGTACCAGCCATTGCCCAGCTCCACTCCAACAACATTTTCACCTGGTAGTAAATGATCAGTGATATCATAGGTAACATATAAATTTCTCCTATCAAAACGGGTGTACATCGGGTCCAGTTGATGATCCCCGATCCGTTTACCATTTACGTACATTTCGTATAAACCGGCCACCGCGATATAAGCCCGTGCTGATTTTATTTTCTTATGGTTGATAAAGCTCCGCCGGAATAAGGGAGCTCTTTTTTCATCCTTTGAATACCTGTCGCTAATCCATGAGCCTTGCCAGTCACTTTGATGCATCATACCGGTTTCAAAAGTGGAAATTACCGCCTCACTTTTTTTTCCGTCCCTGCCCCAGGTTTCCACGCTCCAATAATAGCGGGTGAATGATTGTAGTTCGGGGCCGGAGTAACTGGTTAAGATACCGGGAGAATGTTGTCGCCCGCTTGTCCATAAAGGCTGATTTTTTAAGCTGCTTGGATCCGTGGCGAGGCATACGCGGTAGGCTTCCTGTTGGTAGTTATCATTTCCCGACCCTGTTTCCTGCCACGAGAAACGCGGTTGGGGAACATCGATCCCCAATGGTGTTTCTAAGTATTCCACGCGAAGGTTCCGTGGTTGTGAATAACTTGGTTGCATGATCGATATTATTCCGATAAGAAGTCCTGCCAGCTTACGTTTCATGTTTTATCATTTTCCCGGTAGAATTTGTGGAACCGGTATCTAGTCAAGGTAATTAACGCCGCAAAATCGCGTTTTTCATCGATAAGATGATGGATTATTCTATGGTAATAATAGCTTTTTATCCCGGTATAAAAGAATATGAAGAATGCTTAGAATGCTCTAATAAATTTTGTATGTTGTTCTCAAAATTGTGTGACATGTTTTTAAAATTAAAGGCGATCCTGTTAGCATCGGTCTTAGCGATACCGGCATTGGCCCAGGAAGAGCTGCCCATAGTGCCGCAACCGCGGAATGTTGAATTTTTAAACGGAAATTTTGCAATCGATTTCAATACGGAGATTGTAAATGCGGATGGACTTTTCAAGAACTCATCTCAATATTTGCAGTGGGAACTTCAAAAACGTTTCCGGATTAACCTGGCTAACAGGAATGCGGGTAGCGGGGAGAACTGTATCAAGTTTACCCGTACGAGGGACAAGGATATGCCGGGGGAAGGTTATGAATTGGTAGTTCGTCCCGGGGAAATTATTATCGCTGCCAACTCTGAAAAAGGTGCCTTTTACGGTTGTATATCCTTGTTGCAAATGGTAGCGGCAGCACAACAGGATGGTGGCAAAATGTTGTTGCCGGCCTGCTTGGTGACCGATGAGCCGCTATATGGATGGCGGGGTTTTATGCTCGATGAATCGCGCCATTTTTTCGGTAAGGATGCCGTGAAGGATATCTTGGATTGGATGGCTTATTATAAGTTGAATAAATTTCATTGGCATCTTACAGATGAACCTGCCTGGCGTTTGATGATACAAGGATATCCTTTCCTGGCTTACGTGGGCGGGGTAGGAAGCTGGTCGAACCCGTACCTGCCTGCACAGTTTTATACGCAGGATGATGTACGCGAGATAATCGAGTATGCTGCTGCAAGGCAGATCGAGGTGATCCCCGAGATCGATATGCCCGGACATGCAACGGCTGCCAACAAGGCTTATCCCGAGTTTAGCGGCGGCGGTTCGAAAGATCACCCCGAATTTACATTTAACCCCGGGAATGAAGGTACTTACAGCTATTTGAGCAGGATTTTAAGGGAAACGAATACCTTGTTCCCTGCGGCAAAGATTCACCTGGGGGGTGACGAAGTGAGTTTCGG includes the following:
- a CDS encoding beta-N-acetylhexosaminidase; translation: MFLKLKAILLASVLAIPALAQEELPIVPQPRNVEFLNGNFAIDFNTEIVNADGLFKNSSQYLQWELQKRFRINLANRNAGSGENCIKFTRTRDKDMPGEGYELVVRPGEIIIAANSEKGAFYGCISLLQMVAAAQQDGGKMLLPACLVTDEPLYGWRGFMLDESRHFFGKDAVKDILDWMAYYKLNKFHWHLTDEPAWRLMIQGYPFLAYVGGVGSWSNPYLPAQFYTQDDVREIIEYAAARQIEVIPEIDMPGHATAANKAYPEFSGGGSKDHPEFTFNPGNEGTYSYLSRILRETNTLFPAAKIHLGGDEVSFGNGKWATDPGIQQLMKSGKLKDLKAVEQYFMERMADSVMAMGSQVLAWDEMADVDLPRDSTIIYWWRHDQPKQLKKALDNGYRTVICPRLPFYFDFVQDSTHKVGRKWGKQYVPLERVYGFDAATLVPSSQQQLILGIQANLWTERVENVQRLQFMLFPRICALSEACWSLPASRDFPSFQQRMKYQYKLFDQAHIYYYKPGREEKP
- a CDS encoding alpha-L-rhamnosidase, coding for MKRKLAGLLIGIISIMQPSYSQPRNLRVEYLETPLGIDVPQPRFSWQETGSGNDNYQQEAYRVCLATDPSSLKNQPLWTSGRQHSPGILTSYSGPELQSFTRYYWSVETWGRDGKKSEAVISTFETGMMHQSDWQGSWISDRYSKDEKRAPLFRRSFINHKKIKSARAYIAVAGLYEMYVNGKRIGDHQLDPMYTRFDRRNLYVTYDITDHLLPGENVVGVELGNGWYNHQSTAVWFFDQAPWRNRPAFCMDIRLMFEDGSTETIGTGREWKWTLGPTLFNSIYTAEHYDARLEQPGWNKPGFADSTWHGPIYRSAPSGNIVAQSMQPIRITREIPAVNMKKFSDSNYVFDIGENIAGISSIQVSGKPGTVIRVKHGELLDSLGHVDLSNIIVHYRPKDSTDPFQEDIYILSGNGREFFMPKFNYKGFQYIEVSSDQPISLQREDVKGYFMHSDVKPIGKLHTSDPVINKIWAATNQSYLSNLFGYPTDCPQREKNGWTGDAAIAVETGLYNFDGITVYEKWLADHRDEQQPNGVLPSIIPTGGWGYEWGNGPDWTSTIAVIPWNIYLFYGDAQLLKKSYGHIKSYVNYIDRISPTGVTTWGLGDWVPVKSRTPVALTSTAYYYADVKILATAAKLFGKSGDWEHYNALAEKIKTAFHKEFYNAETGVYADGVQTALSVPLFWGIVPDSLQAKIAAKLAERVAADNYHLDVGLLGTKAILNALSQNGYADVAYKIAAQRDFPSWGWWIQNGATTLFENWPLDATSDISKNHIMFGEIGAWLFKGIGGILPVAEHPGFEQFYLKPHFVTGLDSYESSYQSRYGEIISTWKRKKKKIDYHFSVPPGAKALIQIDIKKGQKIIENGHKVEISGSDAIERGSGDYHWEIK